The nucleotide sequence CACTATATCGATAAAATTTATTACAGCTGTATTTTGTAGTTTTTTCAGAATATGACATAATCGTTGTTGTTCAAAATAAAAACTCAATAATTTATATTATGTTTTATTATACTCAACTTAAATTGTTGGGTTTATATTGGTTAAGGTCGTCCAgcttcacgagggtcattaatacaCATCACCTGTTCCCCACTAATCGAGGATAgcttaatccctaaaacagggagTAAGTTAAACTCTAAACATATATACAAAGAGATATATACCTTCCTGAACTTATAAGATCACAAGAGTAATTAGTATTTTTTTTCCTTAACACGAATCAgttttacaggttaagagctgttatcctacctcagtttattTCAAAGTTGAGCTCTCTCACCCCCAtcccctaggatgtgacccactatagtcgactaacatcctggtacctacttgctgctaggtataagagaaaattttagaaaggatttaattttaaataagttcttgctaattgaccaattttgcctattcggcacgacatatatatatatgtatatacatatatatatatatatatatatatatatatatatatatatatatatatatatatatatatatatatatatatatatatatatatatatgatggggtccacctctggtgtaaattgtgggatccATAACctcagagaagtggataaaaaggcttcaaggaagaacatttggatttcttcctgaagccgtttaaatattccacttcctctaccacctcatcttttcattattttttaccagtaggtatattttattacataatatggtgcaaaaggtttaagagatacattgttggtaTAAAGATGACATaaacagtacatgagatgtgagagatacatgtctagtacatattgttacgtgtttgtcactgattatagtGCGAGAATCTCATCCAAttcttcagagctggggcgctTGCCCACCATACAGTAGGCATTACCCTTCTGAACCGCAGCACTGAGTTACTAAAACAGATAACTAGCTGCCTTGAGATCCCTAGTTACGCTCATGAGTCTTTTGTCTAtatccttaaggaacttagatgcactctttccccatgaaagGAGGAGGAGACATTATCTTTCAAAACGGCATTAAGATTATGCACACCATAAGTTTACCACACAAATTCCCTCGATACCGTAAACAATAATAAGGAACAAGGCAAGACACTAAGAGGTCTGAGTCTTTCAGTTTATTTTCACTAAGAATTAACCTTCAACCCTATTCCAGAGATTaatgtattcttgactggtggttaaAAAGGTTACATTCAGCCTTGAAAGAACTTTCAAACCCGAATAGACTGTGGCCACGAACCTTTCTCTTCTTTCCGCTTATTCGTTCAGCAAAGTGAACGGCATGTGAGTCCAGCGGGTCATGCAGGATGCCACCAAGATTATTTCCGCTCAAGAGATGAAAAGTTCGCATTATGAGGCATCTTTCCTCCCAAGTATTTTTTTTAAGCATACATAACAGACTTCACTCTATTATGCAGACCTAAATTTTATCCAAGCTTTGTTATACGAGGGATAGATACTAGCCCAGCTGCAGACAGAAGGTAGAACTAGAGTGTAGCCCAACTGTGAAACACAAAGGAATTTTTTTTACTCACTAACGAAGGAGGTGAACTATATTTTAATTCAGTCGTGATTCACGGAATTCATATTTGTTCTTAAAATACTGTGACTGTGAACATTACACAGTGACTGAACATCACACAGTGACTGTGAACATTACACAGTGACTGAACATCACACAGTGACTATGGACATCACACAGTGACTCTGAATATCACACAGTGACTCTGAATATCACACAGTGACTGTGAACATCACACAGTGACTGTGAACATTACAGAGTGACTTTGAACATTACACAGTGACTgtgaacactacacagtaactgtGAACATTACACTGTGGCTGTGAACATCACACAGTGACTGTGAACATCACACAGTGACTGTGAACACTACACAGCAACTGTGAGCATTACACAGTGAATGTAAACATCCCACAGTGGCTGTGAACATTACACAGTGGCTGTGAACATCCCACAGTGACTGTGAACATCACACAGTGACTGTGAACATCACACAGTGACTGTGAACATCACACAGTGACTGTGAACATCACACAGTGACTGTGAACATCATACAGTGATTGTGAACATCACACAGTGACTGTAAACACCACACAGTGACTGTGAACATCATACAGTGACTGTGAACATCACACAGTGACTGTAAACATCACACAGTGACTGTGAACATCATACAATAACTGTGAACATCACACAGTAACTGTGAGAATGACACGCTGTTGTTACGGTTGGCTAGTTAATTGGGTTTATAGCCTGTCGACTGCTGGAGGGTCATTAATGCAGCACGTAACCAAAACAAAACTATGGATTAAAGTCTCTGTGGATAAACACTGAGAGTTACGAACATCCTCAACTGGTCAAGCCTCGCCatttaggtacctttattccggaacgtttcgcccacatcgtAGGCTTCTTTAGCCGAATTCaaaggagacagcagaagcagtgctGATATAAAGACGATTTAATCAGTCCAGCACTCTCGAAGAcgttgttttgaggtggtcaatgGAACTGCCAAGAAAATTAGAAGATTTCTCTAACATATAACAAAATTATCCAGTTAATTTAGGTGTCGATTTATATGATACACCAGGTTAGTGCGGCCATGAAAAGGTGCGATAATTTAAGCCTCCCTTCACGAGTTTGTAATCAAAAGATATTAAAAAGGAATTTCTGCTCTGCTGGCCTTTACAGATCAcatgtgaaaaaaatattttgaagacTGTGGACTCATTCTTAAAGGAAGGACTTCGGGGAAATCAGTGTTTAATGTCGGATGTGATGGTGCACCAGCAGTGTTAAATTGGTGTTATATTTCTTACGAATATTCATTATGATGTACGCTTATTAGTTACATTAATAAGATATTGCCATTTACCTTTTGTTATTACCATACTTTTTTTAAAGGCCAAGATCGTCATGCAGATTTTCGAGAGGATTTTCGATCCGTGCTAAATAAGGTCAAGAACGACTCTTCTTAATATCTGGTACTTAATTAACCTAATAACTTAGTTATAAGAAGTTTAATCTATATTTCATACAAATTACCAGAATGTTTTCCTCAATATATATATGAAGTACACCAAGATTTTAATAAATTTTCCGATTTTCGTACTAAACGTTTAAGATGAAGATTAATATTCAATGCATTTTTTTAGAggctaaaattaaaaaaaaatatgtaaactgtatatttgtgtatatgttTATTTAGTACAATATATGAGCGCTATTAATAATTATGTACATGAACAATATCTATCTCATTCTAAAAAAATCATTCATAGAACACGGTTTACGATGTTTTCATACACGAAATGATACATCGATAGATATTACAACCACACAGAATCTCACATTATAGTAAACATTACATAAAAGTAATGTTCTTTATCTCTCATCGAGACGTTTACAGAGTTTTCTGTACATCATAATTGCAAGAAGATCCTTGGACGGTCTTAGTGAAGCGGGAAGTGTCAACATCGATGCTCTTGAAGGCAGCTTCGCACCGCTTCACGAACTTGTCTGCCAGACTTGGGGAGCGAGTGAAGATGAAAGCAAAGTCTGAGTAATAATCGAAGTTGTAGCTGTGGCAGGAGTATATGCAGGCAAAGTTAGTGTAGTCAGTGTCCAGGATAACGTAGGGAGCCGCCCAGGCTGGTGAGGAGAAGCTTTTTTTAGCATATAGTTCTAAAATAGCATCAAATGCAGAACGTGAATAAAAGAAAATATACCGAAGAGACAATcactgaccaaaaaaaaaaaaatcattccgtcaattattgcaaaaataataataacttgaGAATTAACATTTTGGAGAAGTTGTTGTCGTGTGAAATGttaaataaaactgaaaaaaaaaatagtatataaatacccacacgcacacacgaacactggcacacacacgaacacaggcacacacacgaacacaggcACACACGAACACAGGAACACTCACCCAGGCAAGTTTATGCTTATTTTTACAATGTAAAATCATGTGGTTTCTGATGTGGGATGAGAACGGGGATCCAAAAGAAACCCAGACTCTAGTGGCAATCATCTTATCAACTAGAAGGTTCCCTTACGTTCTGACTGAATGCAACATTAAATCCCCCCCTTGAACATTTTACAAAAGCAACAGGGACAACTTACAATTCTCGTAGTCAATGGTGAGATGAGGATCACCCAGAGGGCTGGGATAGGCCTTCCCATTGCGCTTCAACAAGCTGCCATCAGTAGTCACGCCAGTCGACGTGATTTCAAACTGTTTTCCATCtgtaaaattaaaatatattacgTTAATTACCTTGAATGTCTCATATTCGATACCAAACTTTTGTACAATAAATTAATAATGCAGAATATAATAGAAAAAAACTTTCATGGTTGAGAAAAGGGTATATTTACCGAAGGAATATTCGTTGCGGACACATTTATCGATGAGCTGGTATGGGTTGTTGGTGAGGGCGAACTGATACCAGACACCTGCGTACTGCAATGTAAACAAAATTATCATGTTAGTATCAACATATGTAAACTAACATGTCAACAATGGTAAGTAATACTTTATAAAATTCCTCTCCACTAAGATGAGCTTTTGAAACAATAATAAGTTCATTTTCGTGATGAATAATTTGGTAGTTCTGTAATTTTTGCGATTAATGGCTAATAATATCACAGTATTTGTCTATAATTTCAGTAAATGTTGAAATCTGAAATTtatgttaatttgaggaagaaaagctttttttttttttaaacactcttCTATAGCGACAATTGTTAATTAGAAAGTAAGTGAAAAATATGATCATTTCATTCTGAATATATGAGTTCCATAACTTAGAACTTACATTGGCATGATTTGGTACTTGCTCGGACCATAGTTTGCTTTCGCCAACAGCAGGACACTGGCCGGGGACGACGAAGTCTGGGATCTTGTCAGCAGCGACGACGGCCACGAGGACCAGCAGGAAGGAGAGTAACTTCATGGTGTGAGGTAAGAGCAGCTTCTGAGTCAGGAACATCGTCGATTGCTTATATAATCCCTGGACCCGTCCCCCACAACTCTCCCTCTGATGCCATCTTCCTCCTCACAGACTTAAGATTTTTCGTAATGAAGTTTATATTTTGTCGATTACATACATATGCTAATTTAGTAATTTCACCATGCcgtattattaaaaaaatatacagtagtTGTGTAAAGAGAACAAAGTGCGTGCATAAAATTTTTCATAAAATCAACAGAAAAAAGTAGCTACTCATACACTCCGCTGATTTTTTGTTCATGCAGTCTGGATATAAGGAAGGGCATGGGACCAGCATCATCAGTGTAAGAGTATCGTGCACAATGTTCACTACAGTCTTCATTGCCGCTCTCGTGGCCTGTGTTGCTGCAGACGGAATTCCTAGTTTTGTCACACCTGGAAAATGTGCCTCAGTGTCTAACCAGGATAACTTCGACCTCAGGAGGGTGAGTATACAATATTGTTGATTCATAGCTAATTCATATAGACATTCTCTAATGGTCGagatgtttatgtttccattatcGTTATATTATTGGCCTCTGCAGTATGCTGGACGTTGGTACCAGACCCACATCATAGAGAACCCCTACCAGCCGTACACTCGTTGCATCAACTCTAACTATGAATATTCCGAGAGTGACTATGGCTTCAAGGTGACCACCGCTGGTTTCACTCCCAGCGACGAATACGTTAAGATTGATTTCAAGGTCTACCCAACTAAGGAGTTCCCAGCAGCTCACATGCTCATTGATGCTCCCTCAGGTAAGTGCAAGATAAACACTAAGAAACTTTACTCTAATTTTGAAAAGTGATTACATAATTTTGCTATTAAGTGTTATTGtgttaagtgtatatatatatatatatatatatatatatatatatatatatatatatatatatatatatatatatatatatatatatatatatatatatatatatatatatatatatacatatatatatatatatatatatatatatatatatatatatatatatatatatatatatatattacacaagctCTTACATAGTCAGATAACCATTATAGTCCGACGAAGCGACTGTGTTAATTCTCCGCACTGTGTCGCATACCCAACATGAGGTATCTCGTCCAGTCATGCTTTGACGTCCTTAGTTTGCAGGAATCATCAAGGTTTCAGGCACTGGTAAGGGGGTAGGGTGGATACTGGGGGGAACTGGACAGAAGACCATAGAGTTACCAGGGGTGGGAGTGACCGCGGACCAGTGACTGTGTAGGGTAGTGTTCTGTCTGCGTAGTGGGTCAGGAGCTGTATCTAAAGTCTGCAAGCTGAGCTTGGTGGATCAATTCTTACCCAACAATGTCGGAAAAAATTTGTCTTTCAGATATTAGCTCAAAAAAATCACGACATTTGTACACCGTTTGCTTCAATACTCGTTATTTCATTTGCTTGTTGGGTGAACGAGGAACTGGTGCCCGAGACTTTATTTTTAattagcaaaattggatacagCCTGAAAGTGTTGCTACCCTTTTATATACTGGGAACAATAGCTAGCCATCTTTAGAAGCACTAAATTTTCACCCCAATCCAGATGTAATTGAGGTGAATGGTggtcaaggacctcaatggaaatgaATCAGTTTGTTTAATTAGGTAATCCTAGAGAAATTATAATCAAATTTTATTCTGTAAGACAAAAGGCAAAATGAAAACTTTTGTAATGCACATGAATTATATCAGGTGCCTCATCATTCATCCTTATTCACGATTCATCAATGCCCGTTTCAGTACCCACCCAGTAGTCCTCATCGATAAAGTGGTAGTTTGCCACTGTTATTCTCTTATGTGTTGCACGTGTTTAAATACTCCATTATTTTCGGCAGTATTCGCGTCACCTTACGAGGTCATCGAGACTGACTACGACACTTACTCCTGCGTCTACTCCTGCATCACCACCGACAAGTTCAAGTCAGAATTCGGCTTCGTGTTCTCTCGTACTCCCCAGAACTCAGGACCTGCTGTCGAGAAGTGTGCTGCTGTCTTCAACAAGAACGGTGTTGAATTCTCGAAGTTCGTTGTTGTCCCACAAACTGCTCAGTGTGTCTACAGAGCTTAAGGCCATATTTGAAGATTATGAGTTATTTTCACCTCTGTCATCTTATCAAAGACTTCTTTTTTCTCAGTCTTTAAACAATAGATATATGTTCAACAAGGCTAATTATGAGAAATTAGACTCATGTTCAACACCTGGTTATCGTTATTTGAAGACGTTTAGATAACTTGTAACTTTATCAGTTCAATATATGAATGATATGCGACAACCGtaaataaggtaagactggtctACAGTATTTGAACAATTTTGAGCTTCGGAGAAAAAAAAGATTTTGAGGCGATGGAAATGAATATGACCATACTAACAATCAAATGGTTCAAGAAAAATTTACTTATTTTCAAACAATTACACATTGTGGCTATACGAGGCTACATGTATGGGTTAAACAATAAGGCATTCTGTGTTTGAATCAAGAGCCTATCCCTGTACTGGTTATATTTACCCTTCCTTCCCAGGTCAAGGCTAACAGCAACATGCCTGAGTAGTTACCATTATCAAGAGAGTCCCTTTGCAATTTGAAGCATTATTTACGTATTCAGTGACCTCAAACTAGTAAAGAATACCTAGTTTTATTCACAAAGTATT is from Cherax quadricarinatus isolate ZL_2023a chromosome 29, ASM3850222v1, whole genome shotgun sequence and encodes:
- the LOC128690612 gene encoding crustacyanin-A2 subunit — translated: MFTTVFIAALVACVAADGIPSFVTPGKCASVSNQDNFDLRRYAGRWYQTHIIENPYQPYTRCINSNYEYSESDYGFKVTTAGFTPSDEYVKIDFKVYPTKEFPAAHMLIDAPSVFASPYEVIETDYDTYSCVYSCITTDKFKSEFGFVFSRTPQNSGPAVEKCAAVFNKNGVEFSKFVVVPQTAQCVYRA
- the LOC128690610 gene encoding crustacyanin-C1 subunit; protein product: MFLTQKLLLPHTMKLLSFLLVLVAVVAADKIPDFVVPGQCPAVGESKLWSEQVPNHANYAGVWYQFALTNNPYQLIDKCVRNEYSFDGKQFEITSTGVTTDGSLLKRNGKAYPSPLGDPHLTIDYENSWAAPYVILDTDYTNFACIYSCHSYNFDYYSDFAFIFTRSPSLADKFVKRCEAAFKSIDVDTSRFTKTVQGSSCNYDVQKTL